In Aegilops tauschii subsp. strangulata cultivar AL8/78 chromosome 3, Aet v6.0, whole genome shotgun sequence, one genomic interval encodes:
- the LOC109732391 gene encoding uncharacterized protein gives MVSMAAAADDDHDRRRVANLSPSPSDAPVPAQPHRRRLHSFSFPTLSWGTHRLLRCSKDPASAPPPPPPHTPSPDKEKARRSTDGGAGGGLPQRPPQRPWNLRTRRSATAAPGAVGPEAAADAAAEHAPARPAQTKKRGFSIVLSKEEIAQDFAFFRGTRPPRRPKKRSRPVQRQLDSLCPGLSLVDLTPDSYKIE, from the exons ATGGTCTCCATGGCCGCCGCAGCAGACGACGACCACGACCGCCGCCGCGTCGCCAACCTCTCGCCGTCTCCCTCGGACGCCCCTGTTCCCGCGCAGCCGCACCGCAGGCGGCTCCACAGCTTCTCCTTCCCCACGCTCAGCTGGGGCACGCACCGCCTCCTCCGATGCTCCAAGGACCCCGCCTcggcgcctccgcctccgcctccgcacACCCCGTCCCCGGACAAGGAGAAGGCCCGTCGCTCCACGGATGGCGGTGCCGGAGGCGGTTTGCCCCAGCGCCCCCCTCAGCGGCCCTGGAACCTCCGCACCCGCCGCTCCGCCACTGCCGCACCCGGTGCGGTCGGGCCGGAGGCCGCGGCCGATGCTGCGGCGGAGCACGCGCCGGCGCGGCCTGCGCAGACCAAGAAGCGGGGGTTTTCCATCGTGCTGTCCAAGGAGGAGATCGCCCAGGACTTTGCCTTCTTCCGCGGTACGCGACCCCCGCGCCGGCCCAAGAAGCGCTCTCGCCCGGTGCAGCGCCAGCTCGAC TCGCTGTGCCCTGGATTGTCCCTAGTGGATTTGACGCCGGACTCGTACAAGATCGAGTGA